A region of Bradyrhizobium sp. SZCCHNS1050 DNA encodes the following proteins:
- a CDS encoding serine hydrolase domain-containing protein, which produces MQNKTDIDGVLRQKAEAGEIPGVVAFAADSNGIIYEGAFGKRDLGRDDPMTTDSVFWIASMTKAITCAAGMQLVEQGRLSLDAPIGTVLPDLAAPKVLDGFDANGEPILRPAKTAITLRHLMTHTAGFCYDMWNGDMATYVQKAGTPGIITCKNDALKLPLASDPGTRWEYGINIDFVGKAVEAASGQKLDAYLRDHLFAPLGMDDTGFKLGPSQRARLVGMHARGEDGSLAPIPFELEQEPEFHMGGGGLYGTAGDYIRFTRMILNNGRGNGNQVLKPETVAAMRDNHIGELEMTKMAAAVPGVTNDVDLYPDIVKKWGLSFMITTAQTPEGRSAGSLAWAGLANTYYWIDPARDVTGVILMQLLPFADRLCLETFAGFERGVYAGLDAAGGQKAA; this is translated from the coding sequence ATGCAGAACAAGACCGACATCGACGGCGTGCTGCGGCAGAAGGCGGAGGCGGGAGAGATTCCCGGCGTCGTCGCCTTTGCCGCTGACAGCAACGGCATCATCTACGAAGGCGCCTTCGGCAAGCGCGACCTCGGCCGCGACGACCCGATGACCACCGACAGCGTGTTCTGGATCGCCTCGATGACCAAGGCCATCACCTGCGCGGCCGGGATGCAGCTGGTCGAGCAGGGCCGGTTGTCGCTGGATGCGCCGATCGGCACGGTGCTGCCGGACCTCGCCGCGCCCAAGGTGCTCGACGGTTTCGACGCCAATGGCGAGCCGATCCTGCGGCCGGCGAAGACCGCGATCACGCTGCGCCATCTGATGACCCACACCGCCGGCTTCTGCTACGACATGTGGAACGGCGATATGGCGACCTATGTGCAGAAGGCCGGAACGCCCGGCATCATCACCTGCAAGAACGACGCTCTCAAATTGCCGCTCGCCTCCGATCCGGGCACGCGCTGGGAATACGGCATCAACATCGATTTCGTCGGCAAGGCGGTCGAGGCCGCCAGCGGCCAGAAGCTCGACGCGTACTTGCGCGACCATCTGTTCGCACCGCTCGGCATGGACGATACCGGCTTCAAGCTCGGCCCGTCGCAGCGCGCGCGTCTGGTCGGCATGCATGCCCGCGGCGAGGACGGCAGCCTGGCGCCGATCCCGTTCGAGCTCGAGCAGGAGCCGGAATTCCACATGGGCGGCGGCGGGCTCTACGGCACGGCCGGCGACTACATCCGCTTCACCCGGATGATCCTCAACAATGGCCGCGGCAACGGCAACCAGGTGCTCAAGCCCGAGACGGTCGCGGCGATGCGCGACAACCATATCGGCGAGCTCGAGATGACGAAGATGGCCGCGGCGGTGCCCGGTGTGACCAACGACGTCGATCTCTATCCCGACATCGTCAAGAAATGGGGCTTGAGCTTCATGATCACGACGGCGCAGACCCCGGAGGGCCGCAGTGCCGGCAGCCTCGCCTGGGCCGGCCTCGCCAACACCTACTACTGGATCGATCCTGCGCGCGACGTCACCGGCGTGATCCTGATGCAGCTCCTGCCGTTCGCCGACCGGCTGTGCCTGGAGACCTTTGCCGGCTTCGAACGCGGGGTCTATGCCGGGCTCGATGCCGCGGGCGGACAGAAGGCGGCGTGA
- the murJ gene encoding murein biosynthesis integral membrane protein MurJ translates to MIRSFVTVLSGTLASRLLGFVRDALMAALLGAGPVADAFLAAFQLVNVVRRLLTEGALNAALVPAWLRIYQQSGTTHAAAFAGRVLGTISAGLLAATLVLALLMPFVMTVLAPGFAGEETLTLAVNDARLMLPYLAFAGPSTVLLALSSAQRRFALAAFAPLLFNVALISVTIVLLMQHPDPGSAALLLAATIGVAGLLQLAMLARRGRDGPLASPVRVTFHAEMRGFFAKALPGMVASAGPQLLAVGGAVIASTSPSAVSWLYFANRLIELPLGLVGVAMGTVLVPELTRALHEGNEEALAEVQSRGLELTIGLALPATLGLMILNEPIIRLLFEHGAFSSDDAAATAQVLTWLAAALPAQVLTKALQPAFFAREDTRTPLRATLIGCGVAIALAFLLAQLSAASGIAAGLALGAWANAAVLIRRGATRFGFALPPASRRRLPRITLAAMVMGAVLWTVAGRFAGTWSSSHLGAAALLAALISGAIILYGVLLLSLGAISWRETVRAIRQKPAGDLHL, encoded by the coding sequence ATGATCCGCTCATTCGTGACTGTGTTGTCAGGAACACTGGCCTCGCGCCTGCTCGGCTTCGTCCGGGATGCGCTGATGGCCGCGCTGCTCGGCGCCGGTCCGGTCGCGGACGCATTTCTCGCGGCGTTTCAGCTCGTCAACGTCGTCAGGCGATTGCTGACGGAGGGCGCGCTCAATGCAGCCCTGGTGCCGGCCTGGCTGCGAATATACCAGCAGTCTGGTACGACACATGCGGCAGCTTTTGCCGGCCGCGTGCTCGGCACCATCAGCGCCGGCCTGCTCGCCGCCACCTTGGTGCTGGCGCTGCTGATGCCGTTCGTGATGACCGTGCTCGCGCCGGGCTTCGCCGGTGAAGAGACGCTCACCCTGGCCGTCAACGATGCCAGGCTGATGCTGCCCTATCTCGCCTTTGCCGGCCCCTCGACGGTGCTGCTCGCACTGTCCAGCGCGCAACGACGCTTTGCGCTCGCGGCCTTCGCCCCGCTGCTGTTCAACGTGGCATTGATCAGCGTGACCATCGTGCTGCTGATGCAACATCCGGACCCTGGAAGCGCCGCGCTGCTGCTCGCCGCCACGATCGGTGTCGCCGGGCTGCTGCAGCTCGCGATGCTCGCGCGGCGAGGCCGCGACGGCCCCCTCGCCTCGCCGGTGCGCGTCACCTTCCATGCCGAAATGCGCGGCTTCTTCGCCAAGGCGCTGCCCGGCATGGTCGCCAGCGCCGGCCCGCAATTGCTCGCGGTCGGCGGCGCGGTCATCGCCTCCACCTCGCCTTCCGCGGTGTCGTGGCTGTATTTCGCCAACCGCCTGATCGAGCTGCCGCTCGGGCTCGTCGGCGTTGCCATGGGCACGGTGCTGGTGCCGGAGCTGACGCGCGCGCTGCACGAGGGCAACGAGGAGGCTCTGGCGGAGGTGCAATCGCGCGGCCTCGAGCTGACGATCGGGCTCGCGCTGCCTGCGACGCTCGGACTCATGATCCTGAACGAGCCGATCATTCGTTTGCTGTTCGAACATGGCGCATTCAGTTCGGACGATGCCGCCGCGACGGCGCAGGTGTTGACCTGGCTCGCGGCAGCGTTGCCGGCGCAGGTGCTGACCAAGGCGCTGCAGCCCGCCTTCTTCGCGCGCGAGGACACGCGGACGCCGCTGCGCGCGACGTTGATCGGATGCGGTGTCGCGATCGCGCTGGCGTTCCTGCTCGCACAATTGTCTGCGGCAAGTGGCATCGCGGCAGGGCTCGCGCTCGGTGCCTGGGCCAATGCGGCGGTCCTGATCCGGCGTGGCGCCACGCGCTTCGGTTTCGCGCTTCCCCCTGCCTCGCGGCGCCGGCTGCCGCGCATCACGTTGGCTGCGATGGTCATGGGCGCGGTCCTCTGGACCGTCGCCGGACGCTTCGCCGGCACGTGGAGCAGCAGCCATCTCGGCGCGGCCGCCCTGCTCGCCGCCCTGATCAGCGGCGCCATCATCCTCTACGGCGTGCTTCTGTTGTCCCTGGGCGCCATAAGCTGGCGCGAAACCGTCCGGGCGATCCGGCAAAAGCCCGCCGGCGACTTGCACCTTTGA
- a CDS encoding adenosine kinase produces MTDAKYDVLGIGNAIFDVLVHADEAFLTRHGMTKGSMALIDEARAAAIYADMGPATEMSGGSGANTIAGLASLGARAAYVGKVKDDQIGRMYRHDIRAAGVTFDTVPAADGPATGCCYILVTPDGERTMNTYLGAAQNLTAADIDPAQIAAARIIYLEGYLWDPKDAKDAFVKAAAIAHDAGREVALTLSDSFCVDRYREEFLDLMRGGTVDLVFANEAELHSLYQTSDFDGALKQLREDATLGIVTRSEQGCVVVSNDGVISVPAHPIESLVDTTGAGDLFAAGFLFGLVRKTGYEMAGRLGGLAAAEVIQHIGARPQVSLKELAAQNGLKV; encoded by the coding sequence ATGACTGACGCGAAATACGATGTTCTCGGGATCGGCAACGCGATCTTCGACGTGCTGGTGCATGCCGATGAAGCCTTTCTCACCCGGCACGGCATGACCAAGGGCAGCATGGCGCTGATCGACGAGGCCCGCGCGGCCGCGATCTATGCCGATATGGGTCCGGCCACCGAGATGTCCGGCGGTTCGGGGGCCAACACCATCGCTGGCCTCGCCAGCCTGGGCGCGCGTGCCGCTTACGTGGGCAAGGTCAAGGACGACCAGATCGGCCGGATGTACCGGCATGATATCCGCGCCGCCGGCGTCACCTTCGATACCGTGCCCGCTGCCGACGGCCCGGCGACCGGCTGCTGTTACATCCTGGTGACGCCGGACGGCGAGCGCACCATGAACACCTATCTCGGCGCCGCGCAAAATCTCACCGCCGCGGACATCGATCCCGCGCAGATTGCGGCGGCGCGCATCATCTATCTCGAAGGTTATCTGTGGGACCCGAAGGACGCCAAGGATGCGTTCGTGAAGGCGGCGGCGATCGCGCATGACGCCGGACGCGAGGTCGCGCTGACCTTGTCGGATTCGTTCTGCGTCGATCGCTATCGCGAGGAGTTTCTCGACCTGATGCGCGGCGGCACCGTCGATCTCGTCTTCGCCAACGAGGCCGAGCTGCATTCGCTGTACCAGACCTCGGATTTCGACGGCGCGCTGAAGCAGCTGCGTGAGGACGCCACGCTCGGCATCGTCACCCGCAGCGAACAAGGCTGCGTCGTGGTGTCGAATGACGGCGTGATCTCGGTGCCGGCGCATCCGATCGAGAGCCTGGTCGATACCACCGGTGCGGGCGATCTGTTCGCCGCCGGCTTCCTGTTCGGGCTGGTGCGCAAGACCGGCTATGAGATGGCCGGCCGCCTCGGCGGCCTCGCCGCGGCCGAAGTGATCCAGCATATCGGCGCGAGGCCGCAGGTGTCGCTAAAGGAATTGGCGGCTCAGAACGGACTGAAGGTGTAG